A genomic segment from Gossypium hirsutum isolate 1008001.06 chromosome D04, Gossypium_hirsutum_v2.1, whole genome shotgun sequence encodes:
- the LOC107899606 gene encoding glutathione S-transferase U17 isoform X1: protein MATNEVKVLGSWPSPYAMRPRIALNLKSLTYEYIEEKLWEGKSELLLQSNPVYKKIPVLIHGDNKPICESLIIVQYIDEAWSSGPSILPSDPCERAVARFWAAYLDDKWFPAVKSIGVAKGEEAKKAAIAQVEAGLALMEEAYDKCSKGKGYFGGDEVGYLDIAFGSFLGWLRVTEKFNAMKLLDEGKTPGLVKWADRFCSHAAVKDVMPDTDKLAEFGKFVIAKIRAAGAAAEMH from the exons ATGGCAACGAatgaagtaaaagttttgggttCCTGGCCGAGTCCATATGCGATGAGGCCAAGGATTGCCCTTAACCTCAAATCCCTCACTTACGAATACATTGAAGAGAAGTTATGGGAAGGCAAAAGCGAGCTTCTTCTCCAATCAAACCCTGTTTACAAGAAAATCCCAGTCCTCATTCACGGCGATAACAAGCCAATCTGCGAATCTCTCATCATCGTACAATACATCGACGAGGCTTGGTCTTCCGGTCCTTCTATTCTTCCTTCTGATCCCTGTGAACGTGCTGTCGCTCGGTTTTGGGCTGCATATCTTGACGACAAG TGGTTCCCAGCGGTGAAAAGTATAGGAGTCGCTAAAGGAGAGGAAGCAAAGAAAGCAGCAATAGCGCAAGTGGAAGCAGGGTTGGCTTTGATGGAAGAAGCATACGACAAGTGCAGCAAAGGGAAGGGTTACTTTGGTGGGGATGAAGTTGGGTACCTTGATATAGCTTTTGGGAGCTTCTTGGGATGGCTTAGAGTGACGGAGAAGTTCAATGCGATGAAGCTGCTGGACGAGGGGAAGACGCCTGGTCTGGTAAAATGGGCGGACAGGTTCTGTTCCCATGCCGCTGTGAAGGATGTTATGCCTGATACTGACAAGCTTGCGGAGTTTGGTAAGTTTGTTATTGCCAAAATAAGGGCCGCTGGCGCTGCTGCTGAAATGCATTAG